ACCCACCTGATTTGGAGCAACCTGAGCGCGAATGATATTGGCTGCGACATTGAAATCTTTTGCTAGTCGGTAGGTGACTGGCATCTGAACAGAGCGCTTGGGAAAGGTGAGTGTAACTCGTTTTTTCACGGCTTAAAGGCTGACTTTCCTCCATTCTATAGATGAAATTTCTGATCAGGCTGCCTCTCATCAATCAACACCGCAGTATTACGGATGAGTTCCATGAAGATTTCATGAAGTCTTTTGCGAACTCTCCGTAATTCCGACAGAATGATCGAGGCATCGAACACACAGCATTTACCTAAACTCTAAACGACTGAATCGCTCAATCAGGGACAACTGCCGCTTCACCTGAATTGGAGTAAGTTTGCATGACTACATCCGCACAAATGACCCGACTCACGATCGCCCTTGTCGCCGCGAGTCTGACCACGATCACGGCTTCAAAGTCCAACGCTGCGATCGTAACGATCGACAATTCTGGCTCCTGGATCAACGGCGCGAACACCTTAGAGAATCAAGGCTTTAATCTCATTCAAGTTCCGAATGGTAATGAAGGTTTAGGCAGCGACTTATCGACCCTGAGTTCACCCTTGGGCAACATTGAGTTCAGCCCCAGCGTTAACAAACGGCAAGTTGGCAACCCTGAGCCTGAAAAAAGATGGCGGACTTGGAGTAATAACTATCAAGGCGAAGTGTATTTTACAAATGGCGCACTGACGCTTGACCTCAAATTGCCGAACCTCGTTGCATTCGACTTCTATGCTCAACCGGACACGTTCTTCCTTGAGCCACAGTTCCAAAGACCCTACAGGATTTCCGCGATCGCTCAAAGTGGCGAAACTTCTGATGTGCTGAGTCAACTGGTCAACGGCAACAGCGGTGCCCAGTATTTTGGCTTCTATTCAGACGATCCGCTTGATCCGATTCAGTCGATTCAGATTACCTCAGAGCAGGGATCAGGCGGATTCGCGATCGGTCAACTCCGTGGCGCGAGCGCT
The sequence above is a segment of the Cyanobacteria bacterium FACHB-DQ100 genome. Coding sequences within it:
- a CDS encoding PTPA-CTERM sorting domain-containing protein; translation: MTTSAQMTRLTIALVAASLTTITASKSNAAIVTIDNSGSWINGANTLENQGFNLIQVPNGNEGLGSDLSTLSSPLGNIEFSPSVNKRQVGNPEPEKRWRTWSNNYQGEVYFTNGALTLDLKLPNLVAFDFYAQPDTFFLEPQFQRPYRISAIAQSGETSDVLSQLVNGNSGAQYFGFYSDDPLDPIQSIQITSEQGSGGFAIGQLRGASATATVPTPLLLPGIIGLGLGLWRKARSQNQQN